The nucleotide sequence CGGTGGCTTCATCAACATGCTGCCATGTGAGCTCATTGACAGCATCAGACCCTCGAGTACCCGGAATGGGCACATGCAATGAATCAGCCCATTCATTGTCCCAATCAAACTCCTCAATGACCAAAGGGTCATATTTCTTGCCTGCCTTCTCACGCATAAGTTGAAACCTTGTTCTCATCTTCCGATTGTATGAAACAAAAACAATATCATTCAATCTCTTGTGCAGCAGCCTATTCCTTTTCTTTGTATGCATCTACAAACAAAAAAATCAGATGGGAAGCAAAACAAAAAATCAGATTGTATGCATCTAAATAGAAATTGTTAATCACAAGGATACTCACAAAATTGAAGGTACTCCAGCATCTCTCACAACCAGATGATGAAGCACAAAGACTAACTATACGCTTAACAAGTCTTTGTAGTTCAATGGCTCGGCCACCATAAGAACGCCACCAATCAACTGGATGAAAAGTACAGCACATATTAGGAGTTTGGAATGCAATTAAGTTGCTGAAATTTTCAAGCTGAGATTAACAACACTTACGAGGACTCATTCTGTCATAGCTTTCCTTTGCCATTTTGTTTGAGAAGGCATCTCCACGTTGCTCTTCATACTCAATGACCTGCCTATTGATCTTCATTTGTGTTTCCACATCTGGTATCATTCTTCCAAGCACTTCAATAAAACAACCTCTTAGCTGCCCAACAGTGGCATCATCATTAGCTTTTACAAGAGGATAAAATTTTCCTGGGTTCAAATATAGTGCAGCCCCATACAATGGATGCTCCATTTGGTTCACCCAACGCTTCTCAATAATGTCCATGATACGCTTGAGCAGTCCCTACTTGGTTGATATATTGAAGCTGAGCTTTATCCTATCTTTTGCATGATTCATTAGAGCTGTGACCTCTGGCATTGCAGGCTTCTCATCACCATCAACAGCCCTCAAAACAATTAAGAGTGGGGCTGAAGCTCTTAGGCAATCTTCTACTGAGTTCCAAAACTCAGTAGATAGCACAATGTCTTGCACTTGTTGACCTGCTGTAGTTGTACACAAGTTGTTCCCAATCCATGCTTCACTAACAAACAAGCTCTTCAAGGCATCCTTGTTCTTGTACAAACTCTTCAATGTCAGAAATGATGTGGCAAATCGAGTCTTTGCTGCCCTAACAAGATCATTCCCACCTGTTTGAGCCCTCATTGCACTAAGAAGCCTCCCATGCCTATAAATGAATGTGGTGACACGCCTAGCACGTGCAATAGGTTTCTTAAATGCCTTCAAGTTCCCAATTTCTTCCAACATCAGATCCAAGCAATGTGCAGCACAAGGACTCCAAAACAGTTTGGGAATCCTATCCATCAAAATCTTACCAGCAGCCTTGTAGTTAGCGCCATTGTCGGTCACAACTTGAACAACATTGTCCTTTCCAATGTCCTCAATCTTCTCCTGTAACAAATCAGCTAACATTGTTGCACTATGAACTTGACTTGATGCATCAACTGACTCCAAAAAGTATGTTCCCTCAGGGCTGTTCACAAGAAAATTAATCAAGTGGCGCCCTCTCATATCAGTCCATCCATCTGACATTAGTGTACAACCATATTGCTTCCAGGCCTGCTCATGGTCCTTCCTCATGGCACTTGTCACCTTAACACATTCTTGAAGCAAAGGTTCACCAAGCTGTTGGTTAGTTGGAGGCTTGTACCCTGAACCATATTGGGCTGTTGCCTCACAGGCAATTTCAAATTGCCTTGAATTTGCTGCATTAAAGGATACACCACACTCCATGAACCATAGTGCCCATTGCAAATCCACATATTGCTTCTCCTCCTTAGTCTTTGTGCTGGACTCAATGGTGGGTTGAAAGTCCTTTGCACGCCTTTGATCTACTATCTGTTCAGGAGTTCTTCTAAGCATAGCAATAACAGACTTTGTTGTCTTTGGTGTCTTTGGTGTTGAATTGCCATTGCTAGGTCTTGAAGCCTTGAATTGATAGATAGCATGCCTTCTCTTGGCGGCTGTCCCAGAACTTGGTTTTGCAGCCGGTTTTGGTGTTGCACCCCCATCTGCTGCTGCTTGTACATCTGCTGCTGCCACCACCACAACTTCATCTTCCCCATCTTCTTCCTCAATACCATCCAAGAACAaaggccttcttctcttcttttgcaAGTAAGCTTCCATCTCTTTCCTGATTTCAGTGgtaacttttggacaaaggacAATATCTCCATATCCACCAGCCAAATGTTGCTTGAACCTCTTTATGCCTCCTGAAGCCTCATTTCCACATAGGATACATGTCACCCAGTCTCTCCTAGCAGGGTCCTGCCAGTAGGCATATTTCCAGCCTGGATCATTGGACTTTGCTTTCCTTGCTGGATCAGTCTTGGGATCATAATCAGGTGCTTCACTTGAGCTTGCCATGTTGCTGGATGCTACATAAAAGAAAGCAAGAGCCTTATGTAGTGCAGCATTCAGTTTTCACACTGTCATTCAGTTTGCACACATGGAAGCAACATGGAAGCAGCCATTTTCAGACTGGTCACAGCTTGCACACTGAATGTTTCAGGCTATCAGTTCAGTAGTTCAAAGCAACATGGAAGCAAAAAATTAAAACCATGATAATCAAGATAGAGAGCTGTTTCAGGCTAAGCAAAAGCAGTCACAACAAAAATTCATCAACATTGGACTATAAATCACCCTTCTAGTAGTTCAAAGCATCAGTTATACCAGGCGGAGGCAGAGCAGGTTCAGAGCAGAGCAGACAGCAGACAGCTATAACAATATCATTGCAGGTTCAGAGCAGAGCACGAGGAGGCAGAGCAGGTTCAGACTTCAGAGCAGACAGCAGAGGAGCACGAGTGGAGGCGGGGGAGAAGCAGAGCAGACAACAGACAAGCAGGGAGCAGAGTGGAGGCGGGGGACATACCAGGCGGAAGAGCCC is from Miscanthus floridulus cultivar M001 chromosome 7, ASM1932011v1, whole genome shotgun sequence and encodes:
- the LOC136464738 gene encoding uncharacterized protein isoform X2 yields the protein MDIIEKRWVNQMEHPLYGAALYLNPGKFYPLVKANDDATVGQLRGCFIEVLGRMIPDVETQMKINRQVIEYEEQRGDAFSNKMAKESYDRMSPLDWWRSYGGRAIELQRLVKRIVSLCASSSGCERCWSTFNFMHTKKRNRLLHKRLNDIVFVSYNRKMRTRFQLMREKAGKKYDPLVIEEFDWDNEWADSLHVPIPGTRGSDAVNELTWQHVDEATGASQALQGRNLPRRATATQYYSRSRNVPVPATATEDGEEEDEVEDPHDDAEVSECEEDGNVLATEEDKAADPDEFDDGF
- the LOC136464738 gene encoding uncharacterized protein isoform X1; this encodes MASSSEAPDYDPKTDPARKAKSNDPGWKYAYWQDPARRDWVTCILCGNEASGGIKRFKQHLAGGYGDIVLCPKVTTEIRKEMEAYLQKKRRRPLFLDGIEEEDGEDEVVVVAAADVQAAADGGATPKPAAKPSSGTAAKRRHAIYQFKASRPSNGNSTPKTPKTTKSVIAMLRRTPEQIVDQRRAKDFQPTIESSTKTKEEKQYVDLQWALWFMECGVSFNAANSRQFEIACEATAQYGSGYKPPTNQQLGEPLLQECVKVTSAMRKDHEQAWKQYGCTLMSDGWTDMRGRHLINFLVNSPEGTYFLESVDASSQVHSATMLADLLQEKIEDIGKDNVVQVVTDNGANYKAAGKILMDRIPKLFWSPCAAHCLDLMLEEIGNLKAFKKPIARARRVTTFIYRHGRLLSAMRAQTGGNDLVRAAKTRFATSFLTLKSLYKNKDALKSLFVSEAWIGNNLCTTTAGQQVQDIVLSTEFWNSVEDCLRASAPLLIVLRAVDGDEKPAMPEVTALMNHAKDRIKLSFNISTK